One window from the genome of Engraulis encrasicolus isolate BLACKSEA-1 chromosome 16, IST_EnEncr_1.0, whole genome shotgun sequence encodes:
- the aptx gene encoding aprataxin produces the protein MKTIQQLGKCTHVCEVSSSCSCFFQDTASPSSSRRGQRRKTGSRCKMPSCWLVSADGCHEPISLPHMKPVVLGRCPETRIHDKKCSREQVELKADNNKGYVMVKQLGANPTSVDETVIGKGNQVKIKVGQTLFMVNQFYTYKIKFTEDFGNDCKTTKRPREDEEKAVSSSKVHREEQPFHASSSPSKPTAAQCVPRDKEPRKLGGPSAADDHGEGRGGFWNQGLKVSMQNPKLQVYKDEQVVVIKDKYPKAQYHWLVLPWEAISNLKSLRETHSDLLVHMQRVGQRMVDQCPEKNLSFRMGYHAIPSMSHVHLHVISQDFDSPCLKTRKHWNSFTTDYFIESQEVIAMLERDGKVAVQEGMTEMLNLPLRCHVCRVPQANMPKLKEHLKTHS, from the exons ATGAAAACAATACAACAACTTGGTAAATGCACGCACGTGTGCGAAGTCAGTAGTAGTTGCTCTTGTTTTTTTCAGGACACAGCTAGTCCTAGCTCAAGCCGTCGTGGTCAACGAAGAAAAACAGGCAGTCGGTGCAA GATGCCCTCGTGTTGGCTTGTGTCGGCAGATGGGTGTCACGAGCCCATCTCCTTACCCCACATGAAACCAGTGGTGTTGGGTCGGTGCCCTGAGACGCGTATCCATGATAAGAAATGTTCTAGGGAACAAG TTGAGCTGAAAGCGGACAACAACAAGGGATATGTCATGGTGAAACAG CTGGGTGCAAATCCTACCAGTGTCGATGAAACGGTCATCGGGAAAGGGAATCAG GTGAAAATTAAGGTTGGTCAGACCCTCTTCATGGTAAACCAGTTTTATACATACAAGATCAAGTTCACTGAAGACTTTGGGAACGATTGCAAGACCACAAAGCGGCCACGTGAAGACGAAGAAAAAGCTGTTTCTTCTAGCAAGGTACACAGAGAAGAGCAGCCCTTTCATGCAAGCAGCTCTCCCTCAAAACCCACTGCTGCCCAGTGTGTCCCGAGAGACAAGGAGCCACGTAAATTAGGTGGACCAAGTGCAGCTGATGACCATGGG GAAGGTCGTGGAGGATTTTGGAATCAGGGCCTTAAGGTGTCTATGCAAAATCCAAAACTGCAG GTTTATAAGGATGAACAAGTGGTCGTGATTAAGGACAAGTACCCAAAGGCACAGTACCATTGGCTAGTGCTACCATGGGAGGCAATCTCAAACTTGAAATCTCTTCGAGAGACACATAGCGATCTACTGGTGCACATGCAGCGTGTTGGCCAAAGGATGGTGGACCAGTGCCCTGAGAAAAACCTCAGCTTCCGCATGGGCTACCATGCTATCCCAAGCATGAG CCATGTCCACCTTCATGTCATCAGCCAAGACTTTGACTCTCCATGTCTGAAAACACGGAAACATTGGAATTCATTCACAACCGATTACTTCATTGAATCCCAAG AAGTCATTGCAATgctggagagagatggaaaggtggCTGTACAGGAAGGGATGACTGAGATGCTAAATCTTCCTTTGCGCTGCCATGTATGCCGAGTACCACAAGCCAACATGCCCAAGTTGAAGGAGCATTTGAAAACCCACTCTTGA